One Parageobacillus sp. KH3-4 genomic region harbors:
- a CDS encoding dihydroorotate dehydrogenase electron transfer subunit encodes MMKRENMVIVRHKQLAKNIYEITLSGRLVEEMNEPGQFVHVRVSSQPAPLLRRPLSLCHINKKARECTIIYRKEGIGTTLLAEKRPGETVDVLGPLGNGFPLDAVPKGKRALLVGGGIGIPPLYELAKRFAEKGVAVTSVLGFQTKETVFYEREFAAFGETHVATADGSYGAKGFVTDVINEREISFDVLYACGPKPMLKALERAFPHKEIYLSLEERMGCGIGACFACVCRVPGSETAYKKVCSDGPVFKAGEVVL; translated from the coding sequence ATGATGAAACGAGAAAACATGGTGATTGTCCGCCACAAGCAGCTTGCGAAAAACATTTACGAGATAACGTTAAGCGGCCGGTTAGTTGAGGAAATGAATGAACCGGGGCAATTTGTCCATGTGAGAGTGTCTTCGCAGCCGGCCCCGCTCCTGCGCCGTCCACTTAGCCTTTGCCACATCAACAAGAAGGCGCGCGAATGCACGATTATTTACCGGAAAGAAGGGATCGGCACCACTTTGCTTGCGGAAAAACGGCCGGGGGAAACGGTCGATGTGCTTGGTCCGCTCGGAAACGGATTTCCGCTTGATGCCGTACCGAAAGGGAAGCGCGCGCTTCTTGTCGGCGGCGGCATCGGCATTCCGCCGCTTTACGAACTAGCAAAGCGGTTTGCCGAAAAAGGAGTTGCCGTTACGAGCGTGCTCGGCTTCCAAACAAAAGAAACTGTCTTTTACGAACGGGAATTTGCCGCGTTTGGCGAAACGCATGTGGCGACGGCGGATGGTTCTTACGGAGCGAAAGGATTTGTCACCGATGTGATCAATGAGAGAGAGATTTCATTTGACGTGTTGTACGCATGCGGCCCCAAACCGATGTTAAAAGCGCTGGAACGAGCGTTTCCGCACAAAGAAATATATCTTTCGCTGGAAGAGCGGATGGGCTGCGGCATCGGCGCCTGTTTTGCCTGTGTCTGCCGCGTCCCTGGCAGCGAAACGGCGTATAAAAAAGTATGCAGCGACGGTCCCGTGTTTAAAGCCGGGGAGGTGGTATTGTGA
- the carB gene encoding carbamoyl-phosphate synthase large subunit, translating into MPKRQDVKTILVIGSGPIVIGQAAEFDYAGTQACLALKEEGYKVILVNSNPATIMTDTEIADKVYMEPLTFEFVSRIIRKERPDAILPTLGGQTGLNLAVELAKAGVLAECGVEILGTKLDAIEKAEDREQFRALMNELGEPVPESEIIHSLEEAYAFVEKVGYPVIVRPAFTLGGTGGGICANEKELIDIVSTGLKLSPVHQCLLEKSIAGYKEIEYEVMRDANDNAIVVCNMENIDPVGIHTGDSIVVAPSQTLSDREYQLLRNASLRIIRALGIEGGCNVQLALDPHSFHYYVIEVNPRVSRSSALASKATGYPIAKLAAKIAVGLTLDEMINPVTGKTYACFEPALDYVVTKIPRFPFDKFESANRRLGTQMKATGEVMAIGRTFEESLLKAVRSLETGVFHLELKDADNIVDEVIEKRIRKAGDERLFYIAEALRRGFTVEQIHEWSQIDRFFLTKIENIVRYETVIRDHVGDAEVLRKAKKMGFSDAAIAKLWNRSERDVYEMRKQAGILPVYKMVDTCAAEFESETPYYYSTYEEENESVVTARESVVVLGSGPIRIGQGIEFDYATVHSVWAIKEAGYEAIIINNNPETVSTDFSTSDKLYFEPLTIEDVMHVIDLEKPVGVIVQFGGQTAINLAAELAARGVRILGTSLEDLDRAEDRDKFEQALSDLGIPKPQGKTAFSVEEAVRIAKEIGYPVLVRPSYVLGGRAMEIVYQEKELLHYMEHAVKVNPQHPVLIDRYLIGKEIEVDAVSDGETVLIPGIMEHIERAGVHSGDSIAVYPPQTLTDKIKRKIVDYTIKLARGLRIVGLLNIQFVMYQDEVYVLEVNPRSSRTVPFLSKITGVPMANIATKVILGAKLAKLGYETGLRQESEGVYVKVPVFSFAKLRNVDISLGPEMKSTGEVIGKDVTFEKALYKGLVASGIHIRPHGAVLLTVADKDKEDAVEIARRFYEIGYQLLATSGTAEALKAADIPVAVVNKICSASPNILDVIRQGKVQVVINTLTKGKQPESDGFRIRREAVENGIPCLTSLDTARAMLQVIESMTFSTTMMTQRMVRA; encoded by the coding sequence ATGCCTAAACGCCAAGACGTTAAAACGATTTTAGTGATCGGTTCCGGCCCGATTGTCATCGGCCAGGCGGCGGAGTTTGATTACGCGGGCACACAGGCATGTTTGGCGCTAAAGGAAGAGGGGTACAAAGTCATTTTAGTCAATTCCAATCCGGCCACAATCATGACCGATACAGAAATTGCCGACAAAGTGTATATGGAGCCGCTTACGTTTGAGTTTGTGTCCCGCATTATCCGCAAAGAACGTCCGGACGCGATTTTGCCGACGCTTGGCGGGCAAACGGGACTAAACTTGGCGGTCGAGCTTGCCAAAGCCGGGGTGCTCGCGGAATGCGGTGTCGAAATATTGGGAACAAAGCTCGATGCGATTGAAAAAGCGGAAGACCGCGAGCAATTTCGCGCCCTGATGAACGAACTCGGCGAACCGGTTCCAGAAAGCGAAATTATTCATAGCTTGGAAGAAGCATACGCTTTTGTCGAAAAAGTCGGCTATCCGGTCATCGTCCGCCCGGCATTTACGCTCGGCGGCACGGGCGGGGGCATTTGCGCAAACGAAAAGGAACTGATCGATATTGTTTCGACAGGATTAAAACTAAGCCCAGTGCACCAATGTTTATTGGAAAAAAGCATCGCCGGCTATAAAGAAATCGAATATGAAGTGATGCGCGATGCCAACGATAACGCGATCGTCGTCTGCAACATGGAAAATATCGACCCGGTCGGCATTCATACCGGCGATTCGATCGTCGTCGCCCCAAGCCAAACGCTAAGTGACCGTGAATATCAATTGTTGCGCAACGCATCGCTTCGCATTATTCGCGCCCTTGGCATCGAAGGTGGCTGCAATGTGCAGCTGGCGCTCGATCCGCATAGCTTCCATTATTACGTCATTGAAGTCAACCCCCGCGTCAGCCGCTCATCGGCGTTAGCCTCGAAAGCGACGGGCTACCCGATTGCCAAGCTTGCTGCAAAAATTGCCGTCGGCTTAACGTTAGATGAAATGATCAACCCGGTTACGGGTAAAACGTACGCTTGCTTTGAACCAGCGCTCGATTACGTTGTGACAAAAATACCGCGCTTTCCGTTCGATAAATTCGAATCGGCCAACCGCCGTCTTGGCACGCAAATGAAAGCGACAGGTGAAGTGATGGCGATCGGCCGGACGTTCGAGGAATCGCTGTTAAAAGCGGTGCGCTCTTTAGAGACAGGCGTTTTCCATTTGGAGCTGAAAGATGCGGACAACATCGTGGACGAAGTGATCGAAAAGCGGATACGCAAAGCAGGAGATGAGCGCCTCTTCTATATCGCCGAGGCGCTGCGCCGCGGCTTTACGGTCGAGCAAATTCACGAATGGAGCCAAATTGACCGCTTTTTCTTAACGAAAATAGAAAACATCGTCCGTTATGAAACCGTCATCCGCGATCATGTCGGAGATGCTGAGGTGTTGCGGAAAGCGAAAAAAATGGGCTTTTCCGATGCGGCTATCGCCAAGCTTTGGAACAGAAGCGAGCGTGACGTCTATGAAATGCGAAAACAAGCAGGCATCCTTCCAGTATATAAAATGGTCGATACGTGCGCGGCGGAATTTGAATCAGAAACGCCGTATTACTACAGCACGTACGAAGAGGAAAACGAATCGGTCGTCACCGCCCGCGAAAGCGTTGTGGTACTCGGTTCGGGACCGATTCGCATCGGGCAAGGCATTGAATTCGATTACGCGACTGTTCATTCCGTTTGGGCGATTAAAGAAGCGGGCTATGAAGCGATTATTATTAACAACAACCCGGAAACGGTGTCGACGGATTTTAGCACGTCCGATAAGTTGTATTTCGAGCCGCTTACGATTGAAGATGTGATGCATGTCATTGACTTAGAAAAGCCGGTCGGGGTTATCGTGCAATTCGGAGGCCAGACGGCAATCAACTTGGCGGCGGAATTGGCGGCGCGCGGCGTCCGCATTTTAGGAACATCGCTTGAGGACTTGGACCGCGCCGAAGACCGTGACAAATTTGAACAAGCGTTATCGGATTTAGGGATTCCAAAGCCGCAAGGAAAAACGGCTTTCTCTGTTGAGGAAGCGGTGCGGATTGCCAAAGAAATCGGCTATCCGGTGCTTGTCCGCCCGTCGTATGTTCTTGGCGGCCGTGCGATGGAAATTGTGTATCAGGAAAAGGAGCTATTGCATTACATGGAGCATGCCGTCAAAGTCAACCCGCAACATCCAGTGCTCATTGACCGCTATTTAATCGGAAAAGAAATCGAAGTCGATGCGGTTTCTGACGGAGAAACGGTGCTGATCCCGGGAATTATGGAACATATTGAGCGGGCCGGAGTGCATTCGGGCGACTCAATCGCCGTTTATCCGCCGCAAACGTTAACAGATAAGATCAAGCGAAAAATCGTCGATTACACGATTAAACTAGCAAGAGGGTTGCGCATTGTCGGTTTGCTGAACATTCAATTTGTCATGTATCAAGACGAAGTGTACGTGCTTGAAGTCAATCCACGTTCCAGCCGCACGGTGCCGTTTTTAAGTAAAATTACCGGCGTGCCGATGGCAAATATCGCGACGAAAGTAATTTTAGGCGCAAAGCTCGCGAAACTTGGCTATGAAACAGGGCTACGGCAGGAAAGCGAAGGCGTGTACGTAAAAGTGCCGGTCTTCTCGTTCGCCAAACTGCGCAATGTCGATATTTCGCTTGGTCCGGAAATGAAGTCGACAGGTGAAGTGATCGGCAAAGACGTCACGTTTGAAAAAGCGCTCTATAAGGGTCTTGTCGCTTCAGGCATTCATATTCGCCCGCACGGCGCCGTTTTATTGACCGTCGCCGATAAAGACAAAGAAGATGCAGTGGAAATTGCCAGACGTTTCTACGAAATCGGCTATCAGCTGCTCGCGACGAGCGGCACGGCGGAAGCGTTAAAAGCGGCGGACATCCCGGTAGCCGTTGTCAATAAAATCTGTTCCGCATCGCCAAACATTTTGGATGTCATTCGCCAAGGGAAAGTGCAGGTCGTCATCAACACGCTCACCAAAGGGAAACAGCCGGAAAGCGACGGATTCCGCATCCGCCGCGAAGCAGTGGAAAACGGCATTCCATGCTTGACGTCACTGGATACGGCGCGGGCGATGCTGCAAGTGATCGAATCGATGACGTTTTCGACAACGATGATGACGCAAAGGATGGTGCGCGCATGA
- a CDS encoding carbamoyl phosphate synthase small subunit, with amino-acid sequence MKRQLVLEDGSFFIGEAFGSTEKTVGEVVFNTGMTGYQEILTDPSYCGQIVTMTYPLIGNYGINRDDFESIEPHIHGFIVKELCDAPSNWRNEMTLDEYLKEKKIPGLAGIDTRKLTRIIRQYGTLKGMICDLDASVREVVEYLKATELPRDQVKRVSTKSAYPSPGRGYRVVLVDFGMKHGILRELNKRNCDVIVLPYNATAEDVLRFHPDGVMLSNGPGDPKDVPEAIKMIRGILGKVPLFGICLGHQLFALACGADTEKMKFGHRGSNHPVKHLATGKVAITSQNHGYTVKKESLRNTKLEVTHIALNDGTIEGLRHLDYPAFTVQYHPEASPGPEDANSLFDEFIAMIREVKKKGEIVHA; translated from the coding sequence ATGAAACGGCAGCTTGTGTTGGAAGACGGCTCGTTTTTTATCGGAGAGGCGTTCGGCAGCACGGAAAAAACGGTCGGCGAAGTAGTGTTTAACACGGGAATGACCGGGTATCAAGAAATTTTAACAGATCCTTCGTATTGCGGGCAAATCGTGACGATGACATATCCGCTCATCGGCAACTACGGCATTAACCGCGATGATTTTGAATCGATTGAACCGCATATTCACGGCTTCATCGTCAAAGAATTGTGCGATGCGCCATCCAATTGGCGAAATGAAATGACACTTGACGAATATTTAAAAGAAAAAAAGATTCCTGGCTTGGCAGGGATCGACACGCGAAAATTAACGCGGATTATCCGACAATACGGGACGCTGAAAGGAATGATTTGCGACTTGGATGCCAGCGTGCGAGAAGTTGTCGAATATTTGAAAGCGACGGAGCTGCCGAGAGATCAAGTAAAGCGCGTTTCAACGAAAAGCGCGTATCCGAGCCCGGGACGCGGCTACCGCGTCGTTCTTGTTGACTTCGGTATGAAACATGGCATTTTGCGTGAACTAAATAAACGAAATTGCGATGTCATTGTGCTTCCATACAACGCGACGGCTGAAGACGTGCTTCGCTTCCATCCGGACGGAGTAATGTTATCCAACGGTCCCGGCGACCCGAAAGATGTGCCGGAAGCGATAAAAATGATTCGCGGGATTCTTGGCAAAGTGCCGCTTTTTGGCATCTGCCTCGGCCATCAGCTGTTCGCGCTCGCCTGCGGTGCCGATACGGAAAAAATGAAGTTCGGTCATCGCGGTTCGAACCATCCGGTCAAGCATTTGGCGACGGGAAAAGTGGCGATTACTTCGCAAAACCACGGCTATACTGTCAAAAAAGAATCGCTGCGCAACACAAAATTGGAAGTAACGCATATTGCGTTAAACGACGGCACGATCGAAGGATTGCGCCATTTGGATTATCCGGCGTTTACGGTGCAATATCATCCGGAAGCATCACCTGGTCCTGAGGACGCCAACTCGTTATTTGATGAGTTTATCGCGATGATTCGCGAGGTCAAAAAGAAAGGGGAAATCGTCCATGCCTAA
- a CDS encoding dihydroorotase, with protein sequence MAVILKNGKSFNPHGAIERMELKIENGIITAIGSELHSGEADEIIDVQGKFISAGLIDLHVHLREPGGEQKETIATGTLAAAKGGFTTVAAMPNTNPVPDTKEQMEWLRERIRETAYVHVLPYAAITMRQQGTELTDFASLKQAGAFAFTDDGVGVQSAGMMYEAMKQAAALDMAIVAHCEDNTLTNRGVVHDGEFARRHGLNGVPSVSESVHIARDVLLAEATGCHYHVCHISTKESVRVVRDAKRAGIRVTAEVTPHHLLLCDEDIPGPDANYKMNPPLRSKEDREALIAGLLDGTIDFIATDHAPHTEAEKQKGIHDAPFGIVGLETAFPLLYTHLVETNILTLKQLIDLLTVKPAECFGLPLGKLAVGERADITVIDLEAEETIDPQTFASKGKNTPFAGWTCKGWPVMTFVGGKLVWQKGRE encoded by the coding sequence ATGGCAGTTATTTTAAAAAATGGAAAATCATTTAATCCACATGGCGCAATCGAGCGGATGGAGTTGAAAATCGAAAACGGCATTATTACCGCAATCGGTTCAGAGCTACATAGCGGAGAAGCGGACGAAATCATTGATGTACAAGGGAAGTTCATTTCTGCCGGATTGATCGATCTGCACGTTCATTTGCGCGAACCAGGCGGCGAACAGAAAGAGACGATCGCAACTGGAACGCTGGCGGCGGCGAAAGGCGGTTTTACGACGGTGGCAGCGATGCCGAATACGAATCCGGTGCCAGATACGAAAGAACAAATGGAGTGGCTTCGTGAGCGAATTCGTGAAACTGCCTATGTCCATGTGCTTCCATATGCGGCGATTACGATGCGCCAGCAAGGAACAGAGCTGACGGACTTTGCGTCACTAAAGCAAGCAGGGGCGTTCGCGTTTACCGACGACGGCGTCGGCGTGCAGTCGGCCGGCATGATGTATGAAGCGATGAAGCAGGCGGCTGCTCTTGATATGGCGATTGTCGCCCATTGCGAAGATAACACGTTAACAAACCGTGGCGTCGTGCATGATGGCGAATTTGCGCGCCGCCATGGGTTAAACGGCGTTCCGTCCGTGTCTGAATCGGTTCATATCGCGCGCGACGTGCTGCTGGCGGAAGCAACAGGCTGTCACTATCATGTGTGCCACATCAGCACGAAAGAATCGGTCCGCGTCGTTCGCGATGCGAAGCGGGCGGGCATCCGCGTCACTGCGGAAGTGACGCCGCATCATCTCCTTTTATGCGATGAAGATATTCCAGGTCCTGACGCGAATTATAAAATGAATCCGCCGCTGCGCAGCAAGGAAGACCGTGAGGCGTTAATCGCGGGGCTGCTTGACGGAACGATCGATTTTATCGCCACCGACCACGCTCCGCATACGGAAGCGGAAAAACAAAAAGGAATTCACGATGCCCCGTTTGGCATTGTTGGTCTGGAAACGGCGTTTCCGCTTCTTTACACCCATTTGGTGGAAACAAACATATTGACGCTAAAACAGCTTATCGATTTGCTGACGGTAAAGCCAGCGGAATGTTTCGGCCTACCGCTTGGAAAACTCGCTGTCGGCGAGAGGGCGGATATTACGGTGATCGATTTAGAAGCGGAAGAAACGATTGACCCACAAACGTTTGCCTCGAAAGGAAAAAACACGCCGTTTGCCGGCTGGACATGCAAAGGATGGCCGGTAATGACGTTTGTCGGCGGAAAACTAGTTTGGCAGAAAGGAAGAGAGTAA
- a CDS encoding aspartate carbamoyltransferase catalytic subunit, whose translation MHHLFTLTELSLAEITELLDEAERFAKGDSWRAAKPIFVANLFFEPSTRTKCSFEMAERKLGLHVIPFDADMSSVQKGETLYDTVRTLEAIGVNAIVIRHSQDAYFETLRHAIRIPIINAGDGCGHHPTQSLLDLLTIRQEFGTFERLTVAIIGDIRHSRVARSNAEVLTRLGATVLFSSPEEWKDAANPYGMYVDVDTAVAEADVVMLLRIQHERHEEKMGLTKEQYHARYGLTLERVKKMKKNSIILHPAPVNRGVEIASELVESERSRIFKQMENGVYVRMAVLKRAIEGGMANGSYFKKWKII comes from the coding sequence ATGCACCACTTGTTTACATTGACAGAATTATCGTTAGCGGAAATTACCGAATTGTTGGATGAAGCGGAGCGGTTTGCAAAAGGAGATAGTTGGCGAGCAGCAAAACCCATTTTTGTCGCCAATTTGTTTTTCGAACCGAGCACGCGCACGAAATGCAGTTTTGAAATGGCGGAGCGGAAACTTGGGCTTCACGTCATCCCGTTTGACGCCGACATGTCGAGCGTGCAAAAAGGGGAAACGCTGTATGACACGGTCCGCACGCTTGAAGCAATCGGGGTAAACGCGATTGTCATCCGCCATTCGCAAGACGCATATTTTGAGACACTTCGTCATGCGATTCGCATTCCGATCATTAACGCCGGAGACGGCTGCGGGCATCATCCGACGCAATCGCTTTTAGATTTGCTTACCATCCGTCAAGAGTTTGGCACGTTTGAAAGATTGACGGTAGCAATTATCGGCGATATTCGCCATAGCCGCGTCGCTCGTTCCAATGCCGAGGTGCTGACAAGACTCGGAGCGACAGTGTTGTTTTCCAGCCCGGAAGAGTGGAAAGATGCGGCTAATCCATACGGGATGTACGTGGACGTCGATACGGCGGTGGCGGAAGCGGACGTTGTCATGCTGCTGCGCATCCAGCATGAACGGCACGAGGAAAAAATGGGTTTAACAAAAGAACAATATCATGCACGCTACGGCCTAACGCTGGAACGGGTGAAAAAGATGAAGAAAAACAGCATCATTTTGCATCCGGCACCGGTCAATCGCGGCGTCGAAATTGCAAGCGAGCTTGTCGAATCAGAACGTTCGCGCATTTTTAAACAAATGGAAAACGGTGTTTATGTGCGGATGGCTGTGTTAAAACGAGCAATTGAAGGGGGAATGGCCAATGGCAGTTATTTTAAAAAATGGAAAATCATTTAA
- a CDS encoding solute carrier family 23 protein, translating to MNKPVLDIQDRPSPAQWLTLSLQHLFAMFGATILVPYLVGLSPSIALITSGLGTLAFLAITKWQVPAYLGSSFAFIAPIIAAKTAGGPGAAMIGSFLAGLVYGIVALVIKKAGYRWIMKLLPPVVVGPVIIVIGLGLANTAVGMAMNGPDGKYSFTHFSVALVTLAAMIVCSVFLRGMLSLVPVLAGIIVGYVYALIVGVVDFSKVAKAKWFEMPDFLLPFVDYPVHVTWDIVMLMVPVAVVTLSEHIGHQLVLSKVVGRDLIQKPGLHRSILGDGTATMISALIGGPPKTTYGENIGVLAITRVYSVYVLAGAAVIAIIFGFIGKVTALISSIPTPVMGGVSILLFGIIASSGLRMLVDSRIDFGDKRNLVISSVILVIGIGGAVLKVTEQFQIQGMALAAICGVVLNLILPGRPQINENMFERKTENSNDHVA from the coding sequence ATGAACAAACCTGTATTAGATATTCAAGACCGGCCGTCGCCGGCGCAATGGTTAACCCTCAGTTTACAGCATTTGTTCGCCATGTTCGGGGCGACGATTTTAGTGCCTTATTTAGTCGGATTAAGCCCGTCCATCGCCCTTATTACGAGCGGGCTTGGAACGCTTGCCTTTCTCGCCATCACCAAATGGCAAGTTCCTGCGTACCTCGGTTCTTCCTTCGCTTTCATCGCTCCAATTATTGCGGCGAAAACGGCGGGAGGACCGGGAGCGGCGATGATCGGCAGCTTTTTGGCGGGGCTTGTGTACGGCATTGTCGCGCTGGTCATTAAAAAAGCCGGTTACCGCTGGATTATGAAGCTGCTGCCGCCGGTTGTCGTCGGGCCGGTCATCATTGTGATCGGCCTTGGGCTGGCGAATACAGCCGTTGGCATGGCGATGAACGGTCCGGATGGCAAGTACAGTTTCACACATTTTTCGGTTGCGCTTGTCACGCTCGCGGCAATGATCGTCTGCTCGGTGTTTTTGCGCGGCATGCTCAGTTTAGTTCCAGTGCTAGCAGGGATTATCGTCGGGTATGTGTACGCGCTTATCGTCGGGGTTGTTGATTTCTCAAAAGTCGCGAAAGCAAAATGGTTTGAAATGCCGGATTTTCTCCTTCCATTTGTCGATTATCCGGTGCATGTCACATGGGATATTGTCATGCTGATGGTGCCGGTGGCGGTCGTGACGCTATCTGAACATATCGGCCACCAGCTTGTGTTGAGCAAAGTCGTCGGGCGCGATCTCATTCAAAAGCCGGGTTTGCATCGTTCGATTTTAGGAGACGGCACTGCGACGATGATTTCCGCGCTGATCGGCGGGCCGCCGAAAACAACGTACGGCGAGAACATCGGCGTGTTGGCGATTACGCGAGTCTATAGCGTCTACGTGCTAGCAGGAGCGGCGGTGATCGCCATCATCTTTGGGTTTATCGGCAAAGTGACCGCGCTGATTAGCTCGATTCCGACGCCGGTGATGGGCGGCGTGTCGATTTTACTGTTCGGAATTATCGCCTCATCCGGCTTGCGCATGCTTGTCGATAGCCGCATCGATTTCGGGGACAAACGAAACTTAGTCATCTCTTCGGTTATTTTAGTCATTGGCATCGGCGGCGCGGTGCTGAAAGTGACAGAGCAATTCCAAATTCAAGGCATGGCGCTTGCGGCGATTTGCGGCGTAGTCTTAAACCTTATTTTACCGGGACGCCCGCAAATCAACGAAAATATGTTTGAAAGAAAAACAGAAAACAGCAACGATCATGTCGCATAA
- the pyrR gene encoding bifunctional pyr operon transcriptional regulator/uracil phosphoribosyltransferase PyrR yields MQKAIVMDEQAIRRALTRIAHEILERNKGIDDCVLIGIKTRGIYLAQRLAERIEQIEGKAIPVGELDITLYRDDLTVKTIDREPLVKGTNVPFDVTNKKVILTDDVLFTGRTVRAAMDAVMDLGRPAQIQLAVLVDRGHRELPIRADFVGKNIPTASSELIVVELTEVDELDQVSIHEK; encoded by the coding sequence ATGCAAAAGGCGATCGTGATGGATGAACAGGCGATCCGCCGCGCATTGACGCGGATTGCCCACGAAATTCTCGAACGAAACAAAGGCATTGACGACTGTGTGCTTATTGGCATTAAAACGCGCGGCATTTATTTAGCACAACGGCTAGCCGAGCGGATTGAACAAATTGAAGGCAAAGCGATTCCTGTCGGTGAATTGGATATTACGCTGTACCGCGATGATTTGACAGTAAAAACGATCGACCGTGAACCGCTTGTGAAAGGAACGAATGTACCGTTCGATGTGACAAATAAAAAAGTAATATTAACGGATGATGTGTTGTTTACCGGACGAACGGTTCGCGCGGCGATGGATGCGGTGATGGACCTTGGGCGCCCGGCGCAAATTCAGCTCGCGGTGCTTGTCGATCGCGGCCATCGCGAACTGCCGATTCGCGCTGATTTCGTCGGCAAGAACATTCCGACAGCAAGCTCTGAATTGATTGTCGTTGAACTGACGGAAGTCGATGAACTCGATCAAGTCAGCATTCACGAAAAATAA
- a CDS encoding RluA family pseudouridine synthase has translation MDVVQFHIDEEYDNERIDKVIAALNEDWSRSKVQQWIKDQLVTVNDQHVKANYKCSAGDIVVVRLPEPEPLYVEPENIPLDIYYEDADVLVVNKPRGMVVHPAPGHMRGTLVNALLAHCHDLSGINGVLRPGIVHRIDKDTSGLLMVAKNDMAHQALVDQLVKKTVTRKYKAIVHGVIPHDYGTIDAPIGRDKRDRKKMAVTEENGKEAVTHFRVLERFRQYTFIECQLETGRTHQIRVHMKYIGYPLAGDPQYGPKKTLPIDGQALHAGVLGFIHPRTGEYLEFEAPLPPEFERLLQLLRKGD, from the coding sequence ATGGATGTCGTTCAGTTTCATATTGATGAGGAATATGACAATGAGCGAATTGATAAAGTGATTGCTGCGCTAAATGAAGACTGGTCGCGTTCGAAAGTGCAGCAGTGGATAAAAGATCAGCTTGTCACCGTTAACGATCAGCATGTCAAAGCCAATTACAAGTGCTCCGCCGGCGATATTGTCGTCGTTCGCCTCCCTGAGCCGGAGCCGCTTTATGTCGAGCCGGAAAATATTCCGTTAGATATTTATTACGAGGATGCCGATGTTCTCGTTGTCAATAAACCGCGCGGCATGGTCGTGCACCCGGCTCCCGGGCATATGCGCGGCACGCTCGTTAACGCTTTGCTCGCGCATTGCCATGATTTATCAGGAATTAACGGCGTTCTTCGGCCGGGCATTGTGCATCGGATTGACAAAGATACATCGGGGCTATTGATGGTCGCCAAAAACGATATGGCGCATCAGGCGCTTGTCGATCAGCTTGTGAAAAAAACGGTGACGCGCAAATATAAAGCGATTGTTCACGGGGTGATTCCGCACGATTATGGCACGATTGACGCGCCGATCGGCCGTGATAAACGGGACCGTAAAAAAATGGCGGTCACCGAAGAAAACGGAAAAGAGGCGGTCACTCATTTCCGTGTGTTAGAGCGTTTTCGCCAATACACATTTATCGAATGTCAATTGGAAACAGGAAGAACACACCAAATTCGCGTGCATATGAAATACATCGGCTATCCGTTAGCGGGCGACCCGCAATATGGACCGAAAAAGACATTGCCGATCGACGGGCAGGCTTTACACGCGGGAGTGCTAGGGTTTATCCATCCGCGCACAGGTGAATATTTGGAGTTTGAAGCGCCATTGCCGCCTGAGTTTGAGCGGCTTTTGCAATTGTTGCGAAAAGGTGATTGA
- the lspA gene encoding signal peptidase II — MVYYIIALAVIVIDQWTKWLVVKYMRLGESIPIISDVLYITSHRNRGAAWGILQGQFWLFYLITVIVAVGLVIYIQRLPRGERMYGIALGLMLGGALGNFIDRFFRKEVVDFIHVYIGTYSFPVFNIADSALCIGVALVFIKTFFAGTKEKESQ; from the coding sequence GTGGTATACTATATCATTGCGCTCGCTGTCATCGTTATCGACCAGTGGACGAAATGGCTTGTTGTAAAGTATATGCGGCTTGGCGAAAGCATTCCAATTATTTCGGACGTGCTTTATATTACATCCCATCGCAACCGCGGCGCGGCGTGGGGGATTTTGCAAGGGCAGTTTTGGCTGTTTTATTTGATTACCGTCATTGTTGCTGTCGGATTAGTCATTTATATTCAGCGGTTGCCGCGCGGAGAGCGGATGTATGGAATTGCTCTCGGCCTTATGCTTGGGGGCGCGCTTGGCAACTTTATTGATCGATTTTTTCGCAAAGAGGTCGTCGATTTTATTCATGTTTATATTGGTACATATAGTTTTCCGGTGTTTAATATCGCTGACTCCGCACTTTGCATTGGAGTGGCGCTTGTCTTTATTAAAACGTTTTTTGCCGGAACGAAAGAAAAGGAGAGTCAGTGA